The following proteins come from a genomic window of Pseudochaenichthys georgianus chromosome 19, fPseGeo1.2, whole genome shotgun sequence:
- the syt15 gene encoding synaptotagmin-15: MADQALLVAVGLSVGLLLLLGLMVYYLWRRKKKKKGRSQYEELLSSAPSVPACTAPVILVSKESWTRPSEIPFTLPPRFTSQNHADPKNEEEKEDEEEEMKMETQRPLAHRGSLSVRMWYPVGTVLAGLYSSPPLNEVVAPPPGMATRLCFSVEYRHSTEQLMVSLLRLANLPPRFHGNVTLVEIRLLPDDRRPRQAKARGTGPDPEFNDCFVFQVSGVCVPQSTLSVCVLSVGQDGKRHAVGRVLFPLEGELAGAGRVLWRDLETEDDTQCSELGDVQISLSYSPSLQRLSVVVPRARGLQLLTDAGVCVQVSLQIHTQVVKMKRSCVANSENDPCFDHRTTFKLRSQHLDEACLRFELQQPNPVRSEPPALLGVLVLGPFMYAKGPQLQHWMDMVNTPQEPVQLWHKLRRAT; encoded by the exons ATGGCAG ACCAGGCGCTACTCGTGGCTGTTGGTCTGTCTGTGggtctcctgctgctgctggggctGATGGTGTACTACCtgtggaggaggaagaagaagaagaagggtcGGAGTCAATACGAGGAGCTGCTCTCTTCCGCGCCGTCAGTACCAGCATGCACTGCTCCGGTTATCCTCGTGTCTAAGGAGTCCTGGACCAG GCCAAGTGAGATCCCTTTCACCTTGCCTCCTCGCTTCACGTCACAAAATCATGCTGATCCCAAAAATGAGGAGGAGAAAGAagacgaagaggaggagatgaagatggAGACCCAGAGGCCACTGGCCCATCGTGGGTCACTCTCAGTAAGGA TGTGGTACCCGGTGGGCACGGTGCTGGCCGGTCTCTACTCTTCCCCCCCTCTGAATGAGGTGGTGGCCCCTCCTCCAGGCATGGCCACCCGCCTCTGCTTCTCCGTGGAGTACCGGCACAGCACCGAGCAGCTCATGGTATCCTTGCTCCGCCTCGCCAACCTCCCTCCTCGTTTCCACGGCAACGTCACACTGGTTGAGATCCGGCTTCTCCCTGACGACCGGCGGCCCCGCCAGGCCAAGGCCCGAGGCACGGGGCCCGACCCCGAGTTCAACGACTGCTTCGTTTTCCAG gtttcaggtgtgtgtgtgcctcagagcaccctgagtgtgtgtgtgctcagtgtGGGTCAGGACGGAAAACGCCACGCGGTGGGCAGGGTGCTGTTTCCTCTAGAGGGGGAGCTCGCTGGGGCCGGCAGGGTGCTCTGGAGGGACCTGGAGACAGAGGACGACACACAG TGTTCAGAGCTGGGTGATGTGCAGATATCTCTCAGCTACAGTCCGTCTCTGCAGCGCCTCTCTGTGGTGGTTCCCAGGGCTCGAGGCCTGCAGCTGCTCACAGACGCAG gtgtgtgtgtccaggtgaGTTTACAGATACACACTCAGGTGGTGAAGATGAAGCGCAGCTGTGTGGCGAATAGCGAAAACGACCCCTGTTTCGACCACAGGACGACGTTTAAACTGCGCTCGCAGCACCTGGACGAGGCCTGTCTGAGATTTGAGCTGCAGCAGCCGAACCCCGTCCGCTCAG AGCCTCCGGCCCTGCTGGGAGTGCTGGTGTTGGGTCCCTTCATGTACGCCAAGGGCCCGCAGCTGCAGCACTGGATGGACATGGTCAACACACCGCAGGAGCCGGTCCAACTGTGGCACAAACTGAGAAGGGCCACTTAg
- the nat9 gene encoding alpha/beta-tubulin-N-acetyltransferase 9 has product MKINENTLLEGKQVVLVPYNAEHVPRYHEWMKSPELQQLTASEPLNLEQEYEMQQSWREDDDKCTFIILDKQRWADGNAGEEQCMVGDVNIFLTDPTDPSLAELEVMVAEPSHRGKGIGKEVTRMMMSYGVTKLGVKQFEVKIGLDNQVSIAMFKKLHFQEVSVSKVFKEMTLEIRVDDLVRAKLLHDTAHMKERDYGQTCRNRQELVSK; this is encoded by the exons ATGAAGATAAATGAAAACACGTTACTGGAGGGAAAACAAGTCGTGTTGGTTCCTTACAACGCAGAGCACGTGCCCAG GTACCATGAGTGGATGAAGTCTCCTGAGCTGCAGCAGCTGACCGCCTCAGAGCCGCTCAACCTGGAGCAGGAGTACGAGATGCAGCAGAGCTGGAGGGAAGATGATGACA AGTGCACGTTCATCATCTTGGACAAGCAGCGGTGGGCAGACGGCAACGCAGGGGAGGAGCAGTGCATGGTGGGAGATGTCAACATCTTTCTGACGGACCCCACAGACCCGTCCCTGGCTGAGCTGGAGGTCATGGTAGCAG AGCCAAGTCACAGAGGCAAGGGCATCGGGAAAGAGGTGACGCGCATGATGATGAGCTACG GAGTCACTAAACTCGGTGTCAAACAGTTTGAAGTGAAAATTGGTCTGGACAACCAAGTCAGCATCGCCATGTTCAAGAAACTCCACTTCCAGGAG GTGTCGGTGTCTAAGGTGTTCAAGGAGATGACCCTGGAGATAAGGGTGGACGACTTGGTCCGGGCGAAGCTGCTGCACGACACGGCCCACATGAAGGAGAGAGACTACGGacagacctgcaggaacagacaGGAGCTGGTTTCCAAGTGA